A region of Lacinutrix sp. Hel_I_90 DNA encodes the following proteins:
- a CDS encoding HTTM domain-containing protein, whose translation MKSKVKTYLTQTTSAAPLAVFRIGFGLMMLYGIVRYWLKGWIDTVYIQPKFHFKYYGFEWVKTLGDYTYLLFLICGLSAFLVAIGYKYRLAIITFFLSFTYIELMEKTTYLNHYYFISILSFLMIFLPAEKYFSVDGYRNKIQYKNIPKWTTDSIKLLIGIVYFYAGLAKLNSDWLFKAQPLKTWLPSKYDIPFIGESLMHQNWFHYAMSWSGMFYDLLIPFFLLYRKTRVVAFFFVVFFHVFTRVLFPIGMFPFVMIVSALIFFDADLHNKIIDSIRKLLGGFSAKAIETKAVYRPKNRKLVLSILALFFTLQLLIPFRYLLYPNELFWTEEGYRFSWRVMLMEKMGYANFKIVNGETGQFFYVDNQDFLTPLQEKQMSFQPDFILEYAHYLGDHFKSQGHKNVEVYVESYAALNGRLSIPFIDKTVNLYAEKESFKPKHWILPFNDDIKGL comes from the coding sequence ATGAAAAGCAAAGTCAAAACATATTTAACCCAAACTACAAGCGCTGCACCATTAGCAGTATTCCGTATAGGCTTTGGCTTAATGATGCTCTACGGTATTGTGCGCTACTGGCTTAAGGGGTGGATAGATACTGTTTATATTCAGCCTAAATTTCATTTTAAATATTATGGTTTTGAGTGGGTTAAAACATTAGGCGATTATACTTATTTATTGTTTTTAATTTGCGGCTTATCTGCTTTCCTTGTTGCTATTGGTTATAAATATAGATTGGCTATTATTACCTTTTTTTTAAGTTTTACCTACATAGAACTTATGGAAAAAACAACCTATTTAAACCATTACTACTTTATAAGTATTCTTAGTTTTCTAATGATTTTTCTACCTGCTGAAAAATACTTTTCCGTAGATGGATACCGCAATAAAATACAGTACAAAAACATTCCAAAGTGGACCACAGACAGTATTAAATTATTAATTGGGATTGTTTATTTCTATGCAGGTTTAGCTAAGTTAAATAGTGATTGGTTATTTAAAGCGCAACCATTAAAAACCTGGTTGCCTTCTAAATACGATATACCGTTTATAGGTGAAAGCCTGATGCATCAAAATTGGTTTCATTACGCCATGAGTTGGTCTGGTATGTTTTACGATTTACTGATACCCTTTTTCTTGTTATACCGAAAAACTAGAGTAGTGGCATTTTTCTTTGTTGTATTCTTTCATGTATTTACACGCGTTTTATTTCCAATTGGGATGTTTCCGTTTGTTATGATTGTAAGTGCGCTCATCTTTTTTGACGCTGACCTTCATAATAAAATCATAGACAGCATTAGAAAGCTCCTTGGCGGTTTTTCCGCGAAAGCGATAGAAACTAAAGCGGTCTATCGACCTAAAAACAGAAAATTAGTTCTGTCTATTTTAGCTTTATTTTTCACATTACAACTTTTAATTCCGTTTCGTTATCTATTGTATCCTAACGAATTGTTTTGGACGGAAGAAGGCTATCGTTTTTCTTGGCGCGTTATGCTCATGGAGAAAATGGGGTATGCCAATTTTAAGATTGTCAATGGTGAAACTGGGCAGTTTTTTTATGTTGACAATCAAGACTTTTTAACACCTTTACAGGAAAAGCAAATGAGTTTTCAGCCTGATTTTATCTTAGAGTATGCCCATTACTTAGGCGATCATTTTAAGAGCCAAGGCCATAAAAATGTTGAAGTATACGTAGAAAGTTATGCGGCATTAAACGGAAGACTAAGCATCCCGTTTATAGACAAAACAGTAAATTTGTACGCCGAAAAAGAATCATTTAAACCCAAACACTGGATTTTACCATTTAACGATGACATTAAAGGACTTTAA
- a CDS encoding imelysin family protein, with protein MIKRIFGVVIVVLVVLACTESDDTGSGNTTNDTFDRVAMLTNIADNIIIPAYQDLDADLNTLVASKNAFITEVNQANLETLRTDWFTAYKTFQAVQMFQIGKAEELFYKDRMNVYPTNTTLIENNISTGNYVLSNASNNAAVGFPAVDYMLYGVANDDVAILNVYTNANYINYLSDVIDEMQSLTNSVLTDWTTNYRNSFVVNTANVASGSVNKLLNAYVFYYEKELRAQKIGIPAGVFSTTPQPLLVEAVYKEDNSKELVLEALNTVQDVFNGKAYNSSNEGESYKTYLVALNRNDLVEVINARLDVARQKVQALNSNLKSQVETDNTKMTEAYDALQMVVVSLKSDMLSALNVSYVVDPNDNDGD; from the coding sequence ATGATCAAGAGAATTTTTGGAGTAGTAATAGTTGTTTTAGTGGTATTGGCCTGCACAGAATCAGACGATACAGGCTCTGGAAATACTACAAACGATACCTTTGATAGAGTTGCGATGCTTACCAATATTGCAGATAATATTATTATTCCAGCATATCAGGATTTAGATGCAGATTTAAATACATTGGTCGCTTCTAAAAATGCTTTTATTACAGAGGTAAATCAAGCAAATTTAGAGACCTTAAGAACCGATTGGTTTACTGCTTATAAAACCTTTCAAGCGGTGCAAATGTTTCAAATTGGTAAAGCAGAAGAGCTCTTTTATAAAGATAGGATGAATGTTTATCCTACAAATACTACTCTTATTGAAAATAATATTTCAACTGGAAATTACGTTTTATCAAATGCAAGTAATAATGCTGCTGTGGGTTTTCCAGCGGTAGATTATATGTTATATGGTGTAGCAAATGATGATGTGGCTATTTTAAATGTGTATACAAATGCAAATTACATAAACTATCTTTCAGATGTAATTGACGAAATGCAATCACTTACTAATAGTGTATTGACTGATTGGACCACTAATTACAGAAACAGTTTTGTTGTTAATACCGCTAATGTTGCTTCTGGGTCTGTAAATAAATTATTAAATGCTTATGTTTTTTATTACGAAAAAGAATTGAGAGCACAAAAAATAGGAATTCCCGCTGGCGTTTTTTCTACAACACCGCAACCATTATTGGTAGAAGCGGTTTACAAAGAAGATAACTCTAAAGAATTAGTATTAGAGGCTTTAAATACTGTACAAGACGTATTTAATGGTAAAGCTTACAATAGTAGTAACGAAGGCGAAAGTTATAAAACCTATTTAGTAGCCTTAAATAGAAATGATTTAGTTGAAGTTATAAACGCACGATTAGATGTAGCCAGACAAAAAGTACAAGCTTTAAATTCAAATTTAAAAAGTCAGGTTGAAACAGACAATACAAAAATGACGGAAGCTTACGATGCGCTGCAAATGGTAGTCGTGTCTTTAAAATCTGATATGCTTTCGGCATTGAATGTAAGTTACGTAGTAGATCCAAACGATAACGATGGCGATTAA
- a CDS encoding DUF4856 domain-containing protein, with product MKKTVFALIAIATLAFTSCSSDDDNTTVILPPNGVTAPDTYSFERDGNTTVSFDGQTTRIQMAQELVSALKNPLKTEVELDAMFAHQENANDFTDAGLNASNKNLRSKTAASVDYYSANTTEANVIKADFDAYISDQVNTVFPNWADNATAGVAGQIQEAGGGSTRYVNGKGLENNQAFAKGLLGALMVDQMLNNYLSTAVLDAGNNIENNDSAVLDGANNYTAMEHKWDEAYGYLYGNEANPAVPTLGQDSFLNEYLLRVEDDVDFSGISMDIYNAFKLGRAAIVAKNYEVRDLQAQIIREKISQVVAVRAVYYLQQGKASLGTDMAAAFHDLSEAYGFIYSLQFTRIPGTNQPYFTKTEVDAFIATLMSGNGFWEVTPATLDTISNTISAEFSFTTAQAGS from the coding sequence ATGAAAAAAACAGTTTTTGCATTAATAGCAATAGCAACCTTAGCTTTCACATCATGTTCTAGCGATGATGACAACACAACAGTAATATTACCTCCAAATGGCGTAACGGCTCCAGATACCTATTCATTTGAAAGAGATGGAAATACAACCGTTAGTTTTGATGGTCAAACAACGCGTATTCAAATGGCACAGGAACTTGTTTCTGCTCTTAAAAATCCATTAAAAACGGAAGTGGAATTAGATGCCATGTTTGCACATCAAGAAAATGCTAATGATTTTACTGATGCGGGTTTAAATGCATCAAATAAAAATTTAAGAAGTAAAACAGCGGCGTCTGTAGATTATTATTCAGCAAATACAACCGAAGCAAATGTTATTAAAGCAGATTTTGATGCCTACATTTCAGATCAGGTTAATACTGTTTTTCCAAATTGGGCAGACAATGCAACCGCTGGAGTGGCAGGACAAATTCAAGAAGCTGGTGGTGGCTCTACGCGTTATGTAAATGGAAAAGGCTTAGAAAACAATCAAGCCTTTGCTAAAGGATTACTTGGTGCGTTAATGGTAGACCAAATGCTTAATAATTATTTAAGTACAGCTGTTTTAGATGCTGGAAATAATATAGAAAACAATGATTCAGCTGTTTTAGATGGTGCTAACAACTATACCGCTATGGAGCACAAGTGGGATGAGGCTTATGGCTATCTCTATGGGAATGAAGCGAATCCTGCAGTGCCAACTTTAGGACAGGATAGCTTTTTAAATGAATACCTATTACGAGTAGAAGACGATGTTGATTTTTCTGGTATCTCAATGGATATTTACAATGCCTTCAAATTAGGACGCGCTGCTATCGTAGCTAAAAACTACGAGGTACGTGATTTACAAGCACAAATAATTAGAGAGAAAATTTCACAGGTTGTTGCCGTGAGAGCAGTGTACTATCTGCAACAGGGAAAGGCAAGTTTAGGTACTGATATGGCTGCAGCTTTTCACGATTTATCTGAAGCTTATGGTTTTATCTATAGCTTACAGTTTACAAGAATACCAGGTACCAACCAACCATACTTTACAAAAACAGAAGTAGATGCATTTATTGCAACATTAATGTCTGGAAACGGTTTTTGGGAGGTAACACCAGCAACGTTGGATACTATATCTAATACAATTTCTGCTGAATTTAGCTTTACAACAGCACAAGCTGGAAGTTAA
- a CDS encoding hydroxymethylglutaryl-CoA lyase: protein MKNQPVKVIECPRDAMQGIKQFIPTAQKVQYIQSLLRVGFDTIDFGSFVSPKAIPQMVDTAAVLAQLDLSKTESKLLAIIANTRGAIAACEHKAIDYLGYPFSISENFQMRNTHKTIAQSVVTLQEILNKADQVNKEVVVYISMGFGNPYGDPWDVDIVGEWTERLSKMGVKILSLSDTVGTSNPENIDYLFSHLIPQYSNIEFGAHLHTTPSTWFEKVDAAYSAGCRRYDGAIQGFGGCPMAKDELTGNMPTEKVLSYLTTKKASNLNAMAFESAYNEATKIFTKYH from the coding sequence ATGAAAAACCAACCTGTTAAAGTCATAGAATGTCCACGAGATGCCATGCAAGGCATTAAGCAATTTATTCCTACAGCGCAAAAAGTACAGTACATTCAGTCGCTATTAAGAGTAGGTTTTGATACTATTGACTTTGGAAGCTTTGTGTCTCCAAAAGCCATTCCGCAAATGGTTGATACCGCAGCGGTATTAGCGCAATTAGATTTGTCTAAAACAGAAAGTAAGTTGTTAGCGATTATTGCCAATACACGTGGCGCTATAGCGGCCTGTGAGCATAAAGCCATTGATTATTTAGGGTATCCGTTTTCAATTTCTGAAAATTTTCAAATGCGTAACACGCATAAAACAATTGCACAGTCTGTTGTGACGCTTCAAGAGATTCTTAACAAAGCAGACCAAGTGAATAAAGAAGTGGTGGTTTATATTTCTATGGGTTTTGGTAATCCTTATGGCGATCCTTGGGATGTTGATATTGTGGGCGAATGGACAGAGCGTTTAAGTAAAATGGGCGTAAAAATCCTGTCGTTAAGCGATACCGTAGGGACGTCGAATCCTGAAAATATTGATTATTTATTCTCACATTTGATTCCGCAATATTCTAATATTGAATTTGGAGCACATTTACATACAACACCAAGCACCTGGTTTGAAAAAGTAGATGCCGCATATAGTGCGGGCTGTCGGCGCTATGATGGGGCAATTCAAGGATTTGGTGGCTGCCCAATGGCAAAAGATGAGCTCACAGGTAACATGCCAACAGAAAAAGTACTCTCTTATTTAACGACCAAAAAAGCATCCAACTTAAATGCTATGGCGTTTGAGAGCGCTTATAATGAAGCAACTAAGATTTTTACTAAGTATCATTAA
- a CDS encoding LysE family translocator: MQYETLLLFVIATSALAISPGPDNIYVLMQSITNGRKYGLATVCGLISGCLVHTTLVAFGVSVLIKENDTLFFSIKLFGALYLMYLAYKVYKSNAEVTLSYEHVPKKSMWQLFKQGVIMNVLNPKVSLFFLAFFPAYLFSKTLSTVIQFYVLGLLFMLTSFIIFSTIAILAGFISDYLKSHKNLGIILKWLQIVVFVGIAVFILFSEK; this comes from the coding sequence ATGCAATATGAAACGCTTTTATTGTTTGTAATTGCGACTTCAGCCTTAGCAATCTCACCAGGACCTGATAATATTTACGTGTTAATGCAAAGCATTACTAACGGAAGAAAATATGGATTAGCTACCGTTTGCGGACTCATCTCTGGATGTTTAGTGCATACCACCTTAGTGGCATTTGGGGTCTCTGTACTCATTAAAGAAAATGACACCTTGTTTTTTAGTATCAAGTTATTTGGGGCCTTGTATTTAATGTATTTGGCTTATAAAGTGTATAAAAGTAATGCAGAGGTAACCTTAAGTTATGAACATGTGCCCAAAAAAAGTATGTGGCAGTTGTTTAAGCAAGGGGTGATTATGAATGTGCTTAATCCCAAGGTCTCCCTTTTTTTTCTGGCTTTTTTCCCAGCGTATTTGTTTAGTAAAACATTAAGTACGGTCATTCAGTTTTATGTGTTAGGACTGCTGTTTATGCTTACCTCATTTATCATTTTCTCTACCATAGCCATTTTGGCTGGCTTTATTTCAGACTATTTAAAATCGCATAAAAATTTAGGCATTATTTTAAAATGGCTTCAAATTGTCGTGTTTGTTGGTATTGCCGTTTTTATCTTGTTTTCAGAAAAATAG
- a CDS encoding quinone-dependent dihydroorotate dehydrogenase: MYKLLLRPLFFLFDPEKIHHFTFSLIQFTSKIPGVPGVFRSFYAIENPKLERNLFGLTFKNPVGLAAGFDKNAVLYNELANFGFGFIEIGTVTPLAQEGNPKKRLFRLKDDKGIINRMGFNNEGLEAAIAQLKKNKGKLIIGGNLGKNTQTKPEEYTKDYLTCFNALHPYVNYFVLNVSCPNVGSHAKLNDKDYLLELIGAVQKANKTFEKQKPILLKIAPDLNDNQLDEIIELIAETNLDGVIASNTSTDRTGLKASEARLAQIGNGGLSGQPIKDKATRVIKYLANKSNKAFPIIGVGGIHSAQDALGKLEAGADLIQIYTGFIYEGPALIKQINKAILNKS; encoded by the coding sequence ATGTACAAATTACTCCTTAGGCCCTTATTTTTTCTTTTCGATCCAGAAAAAATTCATCATTTTACTTTTTCTCTTATTCAATTCACCTCCAAGATTCCTGGAGTTCCCGGAGTCTTTAGAAGTTTTTACGCTATAGAAAATCCTAAATTAGAGCGCAACCTCTTCGGTCTAACATTTAAAAATCCTGTTGGATTAGCAGCAGGTTTCGATAAAAACGCCGTGTTATATAATGAACTGGCAAACTTTGGTTTTGGTTTTATAGAAATAGGAACCGTGACCCCATTAGCACAAGAAGGCAATCCCAAAAAACGTTTATTTAGATTAAAAGACGATAAAGGCATCATCAATCGTATGGGCTTTAATAATGAAGGTTTAGAAGCGGCCATCGCTCAGCTTAAAAAGAATAAAGGCAAATTGATTATTGGGGGTAATCTAGGAAAGAACACCCAAACCAAACCAGAAGAGTATACTAAAGATTACTTAACTTGTTTTAATGCTCTGCATCCCTATGTAAACTATTTTGTGCTGAATGTGAGTTGCCCAAACGTAGGGAGTCATGCCAAATTAAATGATAAAGACTATTTGTTAGAATTAATTGGAGCCGTACAAAAAGCCAATAAAACCTTTGAAAAGCAAAAGCCAATCCTGCTCAAAATTGCACCAGATTTAAATGATAATCAGTTGGATGAAATTATCGAACTCATAGCTGAAACAAATCTAGACGGTGTGATTGCTAGTAATACATCAACCGATAGAACTGGTTTAAAAGCAAGCGAAGCAAGACTTGCCCAAATTGGTAATGGTGGATTAAGCGGACAACCCATAAAAGACAAAGCTACACGTGTGATTAAGTATCTGGCAAATAAGAGTAATAAAGCGTTTCCTATCATTGGCGTAGGAGGTATTCATTCTGCTCAGGATGCTTTGGGAAAATTGGAGGCAGGCGCAGATTTGATACAAATCTACACGGGCTTTATTTACGAAGGCCCTGCGCTTATTAAGCAAATAAATAAAGCAATCTTAAATAAAAGCTAA
- the pepT gene encoding peptidase T yields MISKEDIIKRFISYVTVDTESDPESDTTPSTAKQWDLANVLVDELKAIGLHDVTIDENAYIMATLPSNVAHEVPVIGFISHFDTTPDFTGANVKPQIIENYDGKDIVLNAAEGIILSPDYFDDLLLYKGQTLITTDGTTLLGADDKAGITEIVSAMEYLVANPQIKHGTIRVGFTPDEEIGRGAHKFDVEKFGADWAYTMDGSQIGELEYENFNAAGAKVRVKGKIVHPGYAKGKMVNSMYIATEFINSLSRMETPEHTEGYEGFFHLYSISGEVEETKMEYIIRDHDHGHFEARKEVMQKITNEINAQYGREVIEIEIKDQYYNMKEKVEPVMHIVDIAEEAMKQLDIKPLIKAIRGGTDGSQLSYKGLPCPNIFAGGHNFHGRYEYVPVESMIKATEVICKIAELTAEKKIG; encoded by the coding sequence ATGATTTCAAAAGAAGATATAATTAAACGCTTTATAAGCTACGTTACTGTTGATACCGAATCTGATCCAGAAAGTGACACGACCCCAAGCACAGCTAAACAATGGGATTTAGCCAATGTGCTAGTTGATGAATTAAAAGCTATTGGATTGCATGATGTGACTATTGATGAAAACGCATACATCATGGCTACCTTACCCAGCAATGTTGCGCATGAGGTTCCTGTGATTGGTTTTATTTCTCATTTTGATACCACTCCAGATTTTACTGGTGCCAATGTAAAACCTCAAATTATTGAAAATTACGATGGAAAGGACATTGTACTTAATGCCGCAGAAGGCATCATATTATCACCAGATTACTTTGATGATTTATTATTATATAAAGGGCAAACGTTAATTACTACAGATGGGACCACACTTTTGGGTGCAGATGATAAGGCTGGTATTACAGAAATTGTTTCGGCAATGGAATACCTTGTTGCCAATCCGCAAATAAAACACGGCACTATTAGAGTGGGCTTTACACCAGATGAAGAAATTGGTCGCGGTGCTCACAAGTTTGACGTAGAGAAGTTTGGAGCAGATTGGGCGTATACAATGGATGGCAGCCAGATTGGTGAATTAGAATATGAAAATTTTAATGCTGCTGGAGCTAAAGTGCGTGTTAAAGGAAAAATAGTACACCCCGGATATGCTAAAGGAAAAATGGTGAATTCTATGTATATCGCTACAGAGTTTATAAATTCATTATCCCGTATGGAAACACCTGAACATACGGAAGGTTATGAAGGTTTCTTTCACCTCTATTCTATTTCTGGTGAGGTAGAAGAAACCAAAATGGAATATATTATTCGTGATCATGATCATGGGCATTTTGAAGCACGCAAAGAAGTGATGCAAAAAATCACCAATGAGATTAATGCGCAATATGGTCGTGAAGTGATTGAGATTGAAATTAAAGACCAGTATTATAATATGAAAGAAAAGGTAGAACCGGTAATGCATATTGTAGATATTGCTGAAGAAGCCATGAAACAGTTGGACATCAAACCACTTATTAAAGCCATTCGTGGAGGCACCGACGGTTCTCAATTAAGTTACAAGGGTTTACCGTGTCCTAATATTTTTGCTGGCGGACATAATTTTCACGGGCGCTATGAGTATGTTCCCGTTGAGAGTATGATAAAAGCCACTGAAGTGATTTGTAAAATTGCTGAGTTGACGGCGGAGAAAAAAATAGGGTAA